The following nucleotide sequence is from Wolbachia endosymbiont (group E) of Neria commutata.
ATACTTGATACTAATTCTGATCCAGATGGTATTACTTATCCTGTACCTGGAAATGATGATTCGAGAAAATCAATAGAGCTATATTGTAGATTGGCCGCTGATTTTATATTAGCTGGTATAGAATCCAGCTTAACGAGGTCTGGTGTTAGCATTGATGATATAAAGGATGATGAATTTATTCATGAAAAGGAAAATGGTATTGTACAAACTAAAAAAAGGCGTAGTAAAATTTATAAAAAAGACGAAAGGGAGGTAGAAACAGATGAAGGTGAATCCAAATAACATAAGGGGATTACGTGATAGAACGGGACTTGGTCTAAGTGATTGTAAAAAAGCGTTAGAAGAGTGTGATGGTGATATTGATAAAGCAGCTGATAAGTTACGTGCGGTAGGACTTGCTAAAGCTGATAAAAAGTCCGACAGAGTAGCTTCAGATGGCCTGATTGCTATGCATTTGATTGAAAATTGTGGTGTTCTGGTTGAATTAAATTGTGAAACTGATTTTGTTGCTCGAAATGAAAGGTTTATTGAACTGGCTGAAAATTTAGCTTTACTTGCTTGCAAAGAGCGATCTACTAGCGTGAATGAATTAAAAAATGTTAAATATGCGGATATTGGCACGACACAAGAAGCAGTGATGAATGGAAGCTCAGTGCTTGGTGAGAAATTGGAGCTAAATAAGATTTGTTATTTGGAAACTAAAGGTGGAGTTGTTGCAGGTTATGTACATGGTTCTACTTCTAGCCTCGGTAAAGTTGGTGCTTTAGTTGCACTGCAATCATCCGGCAATAAAGCAAAGTTACAAGAGATTGGAAAACAAATAGCAATGCATATAGTTGCTATGAAACCTGAGGCTTTGTCTATAGATGATTTAGATCAAGAAAAATTAAAAAATGAACGTTACATAATTGAAGAACAAGTAAAAGCCTTAAATAAACCTGAAGAGGTAACAAAAAAAATAGTAGATGGTCGCATGGCTAAATACTATGAAGAAGTTGTCTTACTA
It contains:
- the tsf gene encoding translation elongation factor Ts — protein: MKVNPNNIRGLRDRTGLGLSDCKKALEECDGDIDKAADKLRAVGLAKADKKSDRVASDGLIAMHLIENCGVLVELNCETDFVARNERFIELAENLALLACKERSTSVNELKNVKYADIGTTQEAVMNGSSVLGEKLELNKICYLETKGGVVAGYVHGSTSSLGKVGALVALQSSGNKAKLQEIGKQIAMHIVAMKPEALSIDDLDQEKLKNERYIIEEQVKALNKPEEVTKKIVDGRMAKYYEEVVLLEQKFIKDDKMKVFDFIKSSELSLNCPIKLSDYKLLVLGGAN